The following nucleotide sequence is from Lysobacterales bacterium.
ATGCCGATGGATCGGTTGCTGGCCAGTGCGGGAACGGCTTGCGCTGTGTCGTGCGCTGGCTAGCCGAGCGAGGTCTGGTGCGAGGGCAGGGCATCCGTCTGATCGGGCCGTCCGGTCCGGTCATGGCCGACCTGCTCGAGGACGGCCGAATTCGAGTCGACATGGGCGTGCCGAAGTTCGCGGCAGCCGATGTCCCGCTGGCGATTGCAACGTCCCAGCCGCGGTATTCCCTGGACCTGGATGGACAACGCATCGATTTCGGCGCGCTGTCGATGGGCAATCCGCACGCGGTGATCGAGGTCGATGATGTGGCTGCCGCGCCGGTTGCCGCACTCGGTGCACGTATCGAAACCCACGAGGTATTTCCGGACCGCGTGAACGTGGGTTTCGCGCAGGTCGTGGACCGCGGTCATGTGCGCCTTCGGGTATTCGAGCGCGGCGTGGGCGAGACCCTGGCCTGTGGCAGCGGGGCGTGTGCGGCGGTGGCCGTGCTGCGCACCTGGGGCCGTGTCGATGCCGACGTGCGGGTGACCCTGCCGGGGGGTGATCTGCAGATTTCCTGGTCCGGCGCCGGCCATCCGGTATGGATGACCGGCCCGGCAACGATCGTATTTGAAGGTGAGTGGAACGATGAGTGATCTGAACCCGCGTCGCGAGATCGACGCCAATGACGTGGCCGGCTTCCTGCGCCGCCATCCCGAATTCCTGGTCGACTTTCCCGATCTGGCGATGAACCTGAAACTGCCGCGCGAGCAGGGTGCGAGCACGTCGCTGGCGAGCTACCAGCTCGACGTGTTGCGCGACAAGACGCGTGCATTGACCCGGCGCCTGCAGGAACTGATCGAGGTCGCGCAGGAAAACGAGCAGTTGATGGCGCGCGTGCACGGCTTCACGCTGTCGCTGATGCGGGCGGGCTCGCTCGGCGACACGCTGTCGCGCGTGGTCGCCACCTTGACCGAGGATTTCCATACCGACTTCGTGCGCATGGCGCTGTTTCGTCCGGTCGACGGATTCCAGCCCGACTGGCTGCGCGTCGCAGCGCGTGATGCCGGCGAATGGGGCCTATTCGCCGAGTTCTTCGGCAAGGGCGAACCGCTGTGCGGGCGCATCAACGCCGACAAGATCGAGTTCCTGTTCGGTCAACACGCCCTGCAGGTGCGCTCGGCCGTGCTGATCCCGATCCGGAATCGCGGCCTGCTCGCGATCGGTTCGCATGATCCGAACCGCTTTCACCCGGGCATGGGCACAATCTTCCTGAAACTCATCGCCGATGCCGTCGACGTGGCCCTCGCACGATTCGAGACCTGAGCCGATCAACGTTCCAGATCCGCATCGCCGGGCTTGGCCGGACGGCGCAGGTGTTCAAGCAAGGCCGACGCCGTGCCGCCCACGTCCGGCAGGTGGCTGACGCGGGCCAAGGTTTCCAACGCGGTGACGATGCGTGCTTGACGCCCGGCGTCGATATCGAACCCGCGCCGCACCAGTGGATCGAGGGTGGCCATCGCCCGTGCGCGGTCGACATGCGTCGGTCGGGTGAGTTGCCGCAACACCGCATCGACGATGCGCGCCCGTCCGAGTGCGTCGACGCATGCGTCGAGATGCCGTTTCAGCAGCCTCGCCGCCTGGTGGCGCACCGTCCAGTCACGATCATCAAGCGCCTGCAATGCCGCGCGGCAGCTCGTCTTGCCCCAGTCGAGGCGATCCAGGAAGTCCAGCGAATCGGCGCGGTCCGCGGCCTGGCTGCAGCCGCGAGCGCAGGCGATCAATTCCTCGCTGCGGCGTTCACCGCCGCGTTCCGACAGTCGGAGGTGATCGACGTACTGGATCGCCGGATAGCTGATGCGTTCGGCATCCGCGGGTTCGACCACGTCGATCACGAGATGAACTGTACCCCCCGGATCACCGACGGCGATGCAGTTCACGGAGAGGAAGCGCTCACCGTCCAGTTGCTCTCGAACCCGGCTGCAGACGGCGTCGGGCACGCCCGAGTCCGGAGCGATGGCTTGCCCGACCTTCGGCATGGTGACACCGCGCAACAAGGTCGCGACCGGAACCGAACTGCCGTGAACGTCGATCCCGGCAAAGTGCAACGTCTGTGCGACTGCACCGTCAGCCAGCAGCGCGCTGAGGACCCATAGCCCGACGCGCAACGAATGTTTCATCAGTCACCTCCAGACCCGCCGGATGCAGAAAAACAAAACGCCCCATGAGGGGCGCTTTGATCGTACTGGCGGAGGAGGAGGGATTCGAACCCTCGGTGCCCGCAAAGGCACGCCTGATTTCGAATCAGGTACAATCGACCACTCTGCCACCCTCCGGATGATGCACGCAGCGGGTCGTGGCTGCGAAGGGCGCGAATCATACGGATTCGGGCATTCCGAGACAACCCTTTTTTTATGGCGCGGCCGGATTCGACGTCGCGGTGCGCCAGTCGTTTGGAGCATTCACGATGAGCCTGATCCATGTCCCGGTGTCCTTCGGCGAGTTGCTCGACAAGGTCGCGATCCTCGAGATCAAGTCGGAGCGCATGAGCGATCCGGTCAAGCTCGCCAATGTGCGCCGCGAACTGGACGAATTGCGCGGCATCTGGGGTCGGTCGGCGCAGGCGACGATCGATATCGCCGACCTGCTCGCCGCGCTCAAGGCCGTCAATGAGCGGCTCTGGGTCATCGAAGACGACATCCGCATCAAGGAATCGAAGCAGGAATTCGACGCCGAATTCATCCGCCTGGCACGAGCGGTCTATTTCGAGAACGACGAGCGTGCACGCGTGAAGCGCGACATCAACATCCAGCTCGGTTCGGCCCTGGTCGAGGAAAAGAGCTATCAGGACTACCGCGTCAAACCTTCGGCTTGACGCCAGTCCATCAACGCGTCCAGCCGTTCGATCACGGTTTCCGCGCTGATCAAGTCCATCACGCCCGGAAACTCGATGCGCTTGCCCCAGCGCACGTCGGGGCCTGCCTTGTTCAAGTATTTGCGGGCCGCCGCATCGTAGCGATCGACGGTCCAGCGCAAATCGGAATACGGACCGCTGCGGGTACTGTCGGTAGCGGCATGCAAGCCGAGCACCTTCGTGCCCATGGCATTGGCGATATGCATCGGTCCGGCGTCGGGCGTCAGCACGGCGGTGGCGCGTTTCATCAGTGCGCAGGCCTGTTTCAGCGTGTCCTGGCCGATCAGGTTCAGGGTCGGTACCGCGCATTCGCGTTCGATCGCCGCACCGGTCTCGCGCTCAAGTGCACTTGGCCCGCCGCACAGCATCACCCTCAGGCCATGGCGACGCACCGCGTGCTCGGCGACACGGGCATAGCCCGTGACCGACCAGTTGCGCAGCACATGGCTGGAACAGGGGCTGATGATCAGGCTGGGTTGATGTCCGGGCAGATGCCGCTCCGCAAACGCCTCGTCGGCGGCCGAGAGCGGAATCTCCCAGCGCTTCACGGCATCCGGCAGACCCAGCGCGTCGCCGAATCGGTACAAGGTATCGAGCACATGGCGGCCGGCTGCAGGCGTGATGCGCTCGTTGATGAACAGGCTGTGGCCTTCCTTCGACTTTGCCCAGTCATGGCCGATGCGACGACTGGCGCGGATCGCGGTGCTGAGCAGGTTGGCGCGCGCGGCCAGCTGACACAGCAGCAGCGCATCGAAACGGCGCCCCTGCAACGATGCGCGCAGATCGCGCCAAACGGCGGCCAGACCTTGCTTCTTGTCGACCGTGATGAACTCGATGCCGGGCAAGTCGCCCACGAGTTTGGCCTCGAACCTGCCGATGATCCAGGTGATGCGCGACTGTGGCGAATGCAGGCGAATGCGCTGCACCAGCGGCAGCATGTGGGTGACATCGCCGAGGGCGGAAAGTCGGAAGATGCAGATCGAATCGACGGCTGCGTTCACGGTCTGGGCTTGGTTACACTGCGGCCATGAATGATGCCACGGGCCCCGCAGATGCTGTTGCTGCACTGGTGCATGTCGATGCCCGAAGCGGCGTGATCCACGATGCCCGGTTGGATCATGCGGCGGCAACGGCCTTGTTCGATGCCTTGGGCGAGCAGCGCGATGGTCGCGGACGCGGCGCCATTCGCATCGTGGACGCAGCGATCGGTCGGATCGTCATTCGCCATTATCGGCGCGGTGGCGCGATCGCTCGCCTGAGTCGCGACTGGTTCGTCTGGACCGGTGCCGAATCGACGCGACCGTTCCGGGAATTCCGCATCACCCGGCAACTTCACGATGCCGGTTTGCCGGTGCCCGAGGTCGTCGCTGCCCGCTTCCAGCGCAGCGGGCTCGGCTACCGTGCCGACCTGGCCACACGCGAGATCAAGGGCGCACACACCTTGGCGGAACGGCTGGACGATCCGGTCGCCGCGGCGCGCGTCGACTGGAGTGCGCTGGGGACCCTGATCGCGCGTTTCCACGCGATCGGGCTGTGGCATGCCGATCTGAATGCGCACAACGTCCTGTTCGACCGTGATGAGCGGGCAGTCCTGATCGATTTCGATCGCGCTCGTGTTCTTGCCCCGTTTGCCAGCGCATTGCAGGGCAACCTGAACCGACTTGCGCGTTCCTTGCACAAGCTCGGGCACGGCCAGCTCGTTTCCGGCGCAGCGTGGAAGCGATGCCATCGCGCCTACGAAGCCGCCATGCACGCGGCTTCGGCCCGCTAAACTGCGCGCATGGATACGGACGGCAGCCTGGCGCTGCGCTTTCTCGGAGTCGGCAATGCGCAGGCGGTGGAGCTCGGTTCCGCCGCCGTCGTGCTGGAGCGCGAGGGTGCACCGCTCCTGCTGGTCGATTGTGGCCAGGAAGCCCTGACGCATTATCTCGAACGCTATCGCGCCGTGCCCGACGCGGTGTTCATCACCCATGCGCATTTCGACCACATCGGTGGCCTGGAGCGTCTGTTCTATCGCACCTATTTCGATGTGGCGCGACGCGGGCGCGTGAAACTCTTCGTCGCGGCCGATCTGGTCCCGGTACTGCAGCATCGCATCGCCAACTATCCGAGCCCGCTGGCCGAAGGTGGTGCGAATTTCTGGGACGCCTTCCAGCTGGTGCCGGTCGATCGCGGCTTCTGGCACGCCGGCTACTGGTTCGACGTGTTCGCCGTGCGCCACCACTTGCCGCATTCGGCGTTCGGCATCGCGTTGCGCGGCAGCTTCCTGTTCACCGGCGACACGCGGCCGATTCCGGAAGTGATCGCCCATCATGCGGACGGCGCCGAACTGATCGCGCATGACTGCGGCCTGCAAGGCAATCCGTCGCACACCGGTCTGGATGATCTGATGCGCGACTACACACCCGAGACACGCGAACGCATGATCGTCTATCACTACGCCACGACGGCCGATCGCGAAGTGTTCGAACGTGCCGGATTGAGGGTGGCGATCGCCGGAGAGGCGCATGCACTCGCGCCGGCACTGGACGCGATGCAGGCCGCGACCCTGAACCGGCATGGCGGACGCGTGCGATGAGCCCGCCGCTGCTCGATCAGCGCGCACGCCCGTTGCGCGATCTGCGCATCTCGGTGATCGACCGCTGCAATTTCCGCTGTCCTTACTGCATGCCGGTCGAGCGCTTCGGCGGACCTTCGGCCTTCATGCCGAAGGGCGACTGGCTGGCGCCGGAAGAGATCGAGCGCATCGCGCGCGTCTTCGTCGCGCTGGGCGTGCGCAAATTGCGCCTGACCGGTGGCGAGCCGCTGCTGCGCGCCGAGTTGTGCGACATCGTCGAACGTCTGGCGCGCATCGACGGCGTCGAGGACCTTGCACTGACCACGAATGCGGTGCTGCTGCCGCGTCATGCCCACGCGCTGCGCAAGGCCGGACTGCATCGCCTGACCATCAGTCTCGATGCGCTCGATCCGGCCGTGTTCCTGCGCATGAGTGGCGGGCAGGGCGATGTCCAAGCCGTGCTGGACGGCGTCGCTTCCGCGGAAGATGCAGGGTTCACGCGCATCAAGTTCAATTGCGTGGTCCAGCGCGGCATCAACGAAGACGAAGTGCTGCCCCTGGTCGAACGATTCCGTGGCACGCCACATGTGCTGCGCTTCATCGAATACATGGATGTCGGTACTTGCAACCGCTGGTCGCGAGTCGAAGTCGTCGACAGCGCCGAACTCTTGCGCCGGATCGAGACGCGCTGGCCGATGACGCCGATCGGGCGGGCACAGCGTGGCGAGGTCGCCGAGCGCTATCGTTTCGAGGACGGGCAGGGCGAAGTCGGCTTCATTTCCTCGGTCAGTGCACCGTTCTGCGGCGACTGCACGCGCGCGCGCATTTCCGCCGATGGCGAGTTGTTCACCTGCCTGTTCGCGGCGCGCGGCGTGCCGTTGCGCCCGCTGCTGGACGGTGACGACGACGCGCTCCGGCAGGCGATTGCGGCGCGCTGGTCGAGTCGGGCCGATCGCTACAGCGAACTGCGTGCCGAGCGAGAGCGTGAAGCCGCGGGGCGCGTCGAAATGTTCCGGATGGGAGGTTGAATGTCGTCGCATACGCTGAGCCATGTCGATGCCGAGGGACGGCCGCGCATGGTCGATGTCGGTGCCAAGGCGGTGACGCGGCGCGAGGCTTGCGCCGAGGCCAGCGTCGTGTTCCCGGCTGAAGTCGCCGAATCCCTGCGGGCGCAGGCCATGCGGTCGGCCAAGGGCGCGGTACTGGATACCGCGGTCGTCGCCGGCACCTTGGCGGTCAAGCGCACGCACGAGCTGGTGCCG
It contains:
- the dapF gene encoding diaminopimelate epimerase: MSLRFTKMHGIGNDFVVLDRRAATAPMSAELARRLADRHVGVGCDQVMTIERSDDAAAAFRYGIYNADGSVAGQCGNGLRCVVRWLAERGLVRGQGIRLIGPSGPVMADLLEDGRIRVDMGVPKFAAADVPLAIATSQPRYSLDLDGQRIDFGALSMGNPHAVIEVDDVAAAPVAALGARIETHEVFPDRVNVGFAQVVDRGHVRLRVFERGVGETLACGSGACAAVAVLRTWGRVDADVRVTLPGGDLQISWSGAGHPVWMTGPATIVFEGEWNDE
- a CDS encoding 3-deoxy-D-manno-octulosonic acid kinase; this translates as MNDATGPADAVAALVHVDARSGVIHDARLDHAAATALFDALGEQRDGRGRGAIRIVDAAIGRIVIRHYRRGGAIARLSRDWFVWTGAESTRPFREFRITRQLHDAGLPVPEVVAARFQRSGLGYRADLATREIKGAHTLAERLDDPVAAARVDWSALGTLIARFHAIGLWHADLNAHNVLFDRDERAVLIDFDRARVLAPFASALQGNLNRLARSLHKLGHGQLVSGAAWKRCHRAYEAAMHAASAR
- a CDS encoding MBL fold metallo-hydrolase yields the protein MDTDGSLALRFLGVGNAQAVELGSAAVVLEREGAPLLLVDCGQEALTHYLERYRAVPDAVFITHAHFDHIGGLERLFYRTYFDVARRGRVKLFVAADLVPVLQHRIANYPSPLAEGGANFWDAFQLVPVDRGFWHAGYWFDVFAVRHHLPHSAFGIALRGSFLFTGDTRPIPEVIAHHADGAELIAHDCGLQGNPSHTGLDDLMRDYTPETRERMIVYHYATTADREVFERAGLRVAIAGEAHALAPALDAMQAATLNRHGGRVR
- a CDS encoding DUF484 family protein is translated as MSDLNPRREIDANDVAGFLRRHPEFLVDFPDLAMNLKLPREQGASTSLASYQLDVLRDKTRALTRRLQELIEVAQENEQLMARVHGFTLSLMRAGSLGDTLSRVVATLTEDFHTDFVRMALFRPVDGFQPDWLRVAARDAGEWGLFAEFFGKGEPLCGRINADKIEFLFGQHALQVRSAVLIPIRNRGLLAIGSHDPNRFHPGMGTIFLKLIADAVDVALARFET
- the moaA gene encoding GTP 3',8-cyclase MoaA encodes the protein MSPPLLDQRARPLRDLRISVIDRCNFRCPYCMPVERFGGPSAFMPKGDWLAPEEIERIARVFVALGVRKLRLTGGEPLLRAELCDIVERLARIDGVEDLALTTNAVLLPRHAHALRKAGLHRLTISLDALDPAVFLRMSGGQGDVQAVLDGVASAEDAGFTRIKFNCVVQRGINEDEVLPLVERFRGTPHVLRFIEYMDVGTCNRWSRVEVVDSAELLRRIETRWPMTPIGRAQRGEVAERYRFEDGQGEVGFISSVSAPFCGDCTRARISADGELFTCLFAARGVPLRPLLDGDDDALRQAIAARWSSRADRYSELRAEREREAAGRVEMFRMGG
- a CDS encoding glycosyltransferase family 9 protein codes for the protein MLPLVQRIRLHSPQSRITWIIGRFEAKLVGDLPGIEFITVDKKQGLAAVWRDLRASLQGRRFDALLLCQLAARANLLSTAIRASRRIGHDWAKSKEGHSLFINERITPAAGRHVLDTLYRFGDALGLPDAVKRWEIPLSAADEAFAERHLPGHQPSLIISPCSSHVLRNWSVTGYARVAEHAVRRHGLRVMLCGGPSALERETGAAIERECAVPTLNLIGQDTLKQACALMKRATAVLTPDAGPMHIANAMGTKVLGLHAATDSTRSGPYSDLRWTVDRYDAAARKYLNKAGPDVRWGKRIEFPGVMDLISAETVIERLDALMDWRQAEGLTR